The DNA sequence AACAAGAAAACTTCAACAAGCAGCAGTTGTAAGCATCACTTGTAAGTGCCGAGCATGTACATTACAGCCATGTAATGGAAACCCACTTATCGTAACGTTAGAGGGGAACACAAGACCATAGCCAAAGGCACGGTGCCAGTCTCGGTTGACGCCTGCAGTTTTTCCAAGCTAGGAAAAGAACTGTTCCAAACACGTAGATGTGAATACATTTGGCGCTATTTGTCCTGATTCCATTTCCGAGATATAGAGTTGGAATCTGATAAATCGCTGTTTGGAATTGGTTCATCCATATGTTAGCAACACAAGAGCAAGATCTTCAATAAACATAGAATATAAATACTGATGCGAGGAGCTCACCAAAAGCTGCGAGATTATTTCCAGATTTGAATCAATATGCCAATCAGCCTCCAACTGCCGCACAAATGATGTTCGCCCAACGTCAGTGCTGCAAAATAGGACCTGCGGAATAGTCCAAAGGGAAAAAATATGATTAAAGTTAGCAAGAGTGGGGAAACAAAACATGAACCAACAAAATCCTAGGGATTTAACCAAGTTCAGACACAAACTCCAAGGGTATGCTAATGACTAAAGAGAGAGGAAGATTGACAAACAGGAAAGAGAATAAAATTTTGTGAGGATGGAGGTACTGCAGATGTCCACAATATAGAAACAAAAAAGGACTGAAATGCGCATgatatcacaatatcacattatcaCCAAAAGAGTTGGCTTCTGCATCCTCATTATCCTCCTCATGCTGAAACAGATCAGCGCACTTCATCACAGTTAAGTGAAGAGGTGATGCACACAGTCCTAACAGAAGCCATAGAGGTCTTCATTCTTCAATATTTCTCAACCACCACTATTATATTGTCACAGTTATGTCTTCTCTTTTCCTGGGATGAATTAACTCCAATAAGTTGAAATTTTCTTAGGGCTATGGCTCTGAATATAGCCATAAGCATTGCTTCTCATTATTCAATCAACTTCTGTTGTCTAGCAGCCATGTTGTTGTTTAAGATCTACTCAATATGGATGACCATCCATGCTTCTTGGAGAGACCTAATCTGATTAAAAAGGCTTGGAGTGGATCTATATAGGTCGTGCTTACAAATGGAATGGCCATGCACCTATTCTGACAGAGCTAACCAAATTTATGTAAACCAATGCTTTACTGCATAACTGGTCCCAAAACCCCAATTATAAATACCATCAAATAACTCAAAGAACTACCCCCGATGGCCCAGTTCATTGATTTACAATGATCATAGAACCAACCAAATGCTCCCATCTAAAACACACCGAAAAACACAGAATACTCTGTGATTTGGTCCATTCAACTCACATACCTCCAACAATTCCTAGCCATTCTTCTATGACCTCTCCTGGAAAAAACTACAGTTACGAAGAGGAAAAGATCAAGGATCTGAGAAAGCATGAAATAAATTCCTAACTGAAACCAAGATACCTTGTCCTTGATCAAGCTGCCCGTTTGGAAAACTCCACCATTCTCAAGAGCTGAAAGAACTCTCTCCTGCAGCAAAAGACCTTTTCACATATACAGCAGAGCTGCAGAAAGCAAGATTAAGTTGAAATTGTAGAACCTATTTACAAACCAAAGCATGACCATCGTCCAATTTGTCTAATCCGACTGAATTAATTACAAAATTGCAGCCTTAAGAAATCACAGACCAGCACATTTGCAGATATAAAAAAGCAGAGGTAATTTTCTACTGATTCTTGGCAGATGTGTGTATTCGTTTTTAAGATGTTGCGATATAGAATATAATCAACAATCAAATTACAGATAAGAACCATATATAAATTGAAAAATAATCCAATAAGGAAAAGACAGACTGTGAGAAAAGATTAACACCACAAAATTTCTGTTAAATTTACATCTCCCAGTACAAACATGTGATAATAAATTCATAGGGGTCTTCAGCATTCAGTCTCCATATCAACAAACATGTGATTTCCCTATCCAGTCTCCATATCAACAAAAATATGCAGCCAgtgatgaactttttttttttctttttaccctCAAACACATTACGTTGACACCAGAAAAATATGAGACACAAGAGATAGAGATTCCAACTGGTTCAAAACTTGATGAACAAGCAATAATAGGTGACACGGGCCTTTTAAAAAAATCCAAGTTTTGAAGAAGTTGAAGAAAATGCAGGTCCAAAATCAGTGGCAAAGTTTTGAGAGTTGTGCTGATGAatgaataaaataattaacattGCAATCCAATCAATAGGGCATATCATTTTACAAGACACTGTAATGCATAATCCCAGCCAGTCTGTAATTATATTCAGGAAGAGATGggtgaaaaataaaaacaaaaataatttttacCTCACTTTCATCATCAAGAACAGTTTCCATCAAATAAAGATCACAATATTTAGAGATTTCCTCTAACACTTCCAGCACAGAGAGCCTGAGAGTAGCATGTTTCTGCAAGAATGTAACCATATAGTTCTTTGATCAGTCTTGATCAGAAAGAAAATCACCAAAGTCCTCAAAATCATTAACCTGAAGCTCTTCAGGAGTTTTCTCCTCCAGGATCACTCCAAGCAGCTGACAAGTCATCTGCAGTATcacataaataaaagaaaatcaatttaGAAGTATCCAAACTACTCATAAAGTTAACAGAGTTAATAAATTATTTACTGACAGTTCAGGAACCAATCGaaaattacaagctagcaaagctGTCTACTGCTCATCTCAATGCCAAATTATCGTTTGATAACATATTCTTGCTGActattttttacataaaaatgTTAATAAAATGCATCATTTTGTTCCCATCTtatgatataataatattatgtatTTATTTACCATCgaaataattgattttttttcaaaGTACTTAATTTTTACCTATTTGTTCCCAAATGGTTAATACGTGAATATACTTGATAGAACAAATTGTAACGGCTGGTGTAAGAAAAATTCGGATGCAACAGTCCTAAATTTGATGTGGTCATGGCAACATAATCACTAATGAAGTCACAAGTGTCCTCATGACATGAGCAACAAGGATGGTGGCATCTTTCCTCACCACCATATCACAAATTGGGAACTACCGACTGAAGCACTGAGATATGATGCAAAAAAGGACAAAAACCCTAGTGAGAGAGAGAAGGGCAAGGTTAAAAGGACAGGAAGTAAAAGAAGAAGTGTGTGGAAAGGAAGAGGaaaggaggaggaaaaagaaCAGTTCTCCAAAAAGGGATGAGGGAAAGGGGTAGGTGGAAAATCCACCTAATTTCTTTATTGGAAGCTAAGAACTTCTCTATCATTTTTGGGCAGAGACCTTTTGCTCATACTATGGTGCTAACTGTCTGGAGTCATTATCACCTTGCAGGAGAatgaagtcaaaaaaaaaaaaaagaagagaagaaacaagatcaGGAAGGTAAACTAGGAATTTATTGTTCCTGGTGATAATGTTACTcctcttaaaaaaaatatattcccttTTATCATCTTAAAAAAAATGAAGGGTTTGATTGTGTACATTTAATTAAAGAAAGTAGGGTCCAAAAAAGAATTTGGTTTTCTTGCACAACAACTGAAACTAAACTAGACAAATTCCTTCTTTAGCAAATTCAAAAACAACAAAAGCTATAGAATGAACCAAATCAAATAGATATTGATTCAAAAGTTTActaattttattgatttatttgcTCACAACTAGCTACGGCACCTAGAGTTTGAGTTCATTTACACTTCtgcataaaatataatatatcaggGTGTCAAGCTGGTCTATGCATGCAGACAGGAcactgttttatttatttatttatttgatatacTTGAATAGAAGAGAGAACGTAAGAATGGAAAGAGATGATCCTTTTAATGGGTAGGCAATTACCAGTGTCTTGTGTCCTCTTGAGTATGTTAGTGAAGCACATGATCTCCTATCCAGAGTGTTTGCTATGAGCCTATATATCTATTTTCTCCCAGTTGTCCATTTACCAGTAAATTTCTCTCACTTCTTTGCTTATTACTAGTAACTCAATCAACATCAAAATCTGTTGTATGGTAATGGTAGCTAATCAGAG is a window from the Musa acuminata AAA Group cultivar baxijiao chromosome BXJ2-1, Cavendish_Baxijiao_AAA, whole genome shotgun sequence genome containing:
- the LOC103982808 gene encoding peroxisome biogenesis protein 22; this encodes MSDRVAENVGALVRRLSRHLNRKITDVLALLFRHKSAGSLGAVAGFAIAVVFAWKFLRPSRGRRTSDRRKPRASPSTSREAAGDDPSPSEGFVPLRPLKVSDAIEAVASPVELTLGQIVRKKLGGCRKMTCQLLGVILEEKTPEELQKHATLRLSVLEVLEEISKYCDLYLMETVLDDESEERVLSALENGGVFQTGSLIKDKVLFCSTDVGRTSFVRQLEADWHIDSNLEIISQLLRFIRFQLYISEMESGQIAPNVFTSTCLEQFFS